The sequence below is a genomic window from Nakaseomyces glabratus chromosome F, complete sequence.
AGACTAAGAGAACAAGCCTGACAGCGAGAATAATGGTGCTatgcaaaaaaagaaagggaAGTGGGAAAAGCCAATTGGATTTTAGCTTGGTGtgtaaaaaaaagttgaatGTGAAAGTTAATAGGTCTTTTTACTATCTTTGGGAATCAAAAACACATAACATGACAGATTTAGTCAGGAAATGACGGATGGATacgataaaaaaaataacttgGACAGCACAGTGTAACCCatgagaaagaagagcTTATAATTTCGAATTATTGCTGTCAAAAGGCAATACGATTAACATTTAGAATGTAGGTTTACAagtaagaaagaaaaaaaaaaaaacttttttaGAGAGTTTCTTATCCTATATATATTAGCTCTATTTGCTCTTTACTTCTCAATTGAGCAAATATCTTTTCCTTATGAGCACAAATCCTGATCCACAAGTACACACTATCAAAAGGAAAACTTCTTTTCTGTACCTAAATCCACTTCAACTAGACCAAAGTAGataacagaaaaaaaaaaaaggccTTAAAACTTTTGAAGTTTGAGATAGGATAGacgaagaaaaaataaatagaGATGATGGTACCTTTGCTGCTATCGACGTACTTCATCACTGCTGTGTATGGTGCTACGCACACTTTCCACTGGACTACGGGTTGGGGCAACCGTAATGTTGACGGTATCAAAGAGAGACCTGTGATCACGTGTAATGGAGAGTACCCATGGCCTGATGTCCGTGTTGCCAAAGGTGACAGAATCGAGGTCTACTTGACCAACGGCTTCAACAACACCAACACATCCTTGCATTTCCACGGTATGTTCCAACGTGGTACCAACCAGATGGACGGTGTTCCTTACTTGACACAATGTCCAATTGGCCCAGGTGACACTATGCTTTACAACTTTACCGTCGATGAGAATGTCGGTACTTACTGGTACCACTCCCACACTGACGGTCAGTACGAAGATGGTATGCGTGGTCTGTTTGTTATCGAGGATGGTGAAAACAATAAGAACTTCCCTTACGAATATGATGAGGATGTAATGTTGTCCATCGGTGAATGGTATGATACCACTGTGGACGTCCTAACCAGGAAATTCTTGAACTTAAATAACCCAACTGGTGCTGAACCAATCCCACAgaatttgatcttgaacaacaccatGAATTTGACTTGGGAAGTCCAACCTGACACCACCTACTTGCTAAGAATCGTCAATGTCGGTGGGTTTGTGTCCCAATACTTCTGGATCGAAGATCATGAAATGGAAGTCGTTGAAGTCGACGGTGTCTACGTTGAGAAGAACACTACCAACATGCTGTACATTACCGTGGCTCAACGTTATGCCGTGTTGGTCCACACCAAGAATGATACTTCCAAGAACTTTGCCATCATGCAAAAATTCGATGACACCATGTTAGATGTTATACCAAAGGACCTGCAGCTGAACGCTACTTCCTACTTAGTCTATGACAAATCCAAGCCAATGCCTGAACAAAATTATGTGGACAGTATCGATGACTATCTCGACGATTTCTACTTGGTACCAATGGACAAAGAAGAACTATACCCCGAAGCTGATCATGTCATCACCATCGATGTCATCATGGACAACTTAATCAATGGTGTCAACTACGCATTCTTCAACAACATTACTTACACTACTCCAAAAGTGCCAACTTTGCTTACTGTATTGTCTGCCGGTCAGGACGCCCTAAATCCATTTATCTACGGTACGAATACCAACACATTCGTCTTGAAGAAAGGTGAGGTCGTTGATTTGATTGTTAACAACCAAGATACAGGTAAGCATCCTTTCCACTTGCACGGCCACGTTTTCCAGACCATCTTGAGAGACAGGGAGTTTGATGATGCTAAGGGTGAGAAACCCCACAGTTTCAACGAC
It includes:
- the FET3 gene encoding ferroxidase FET3 (CAGL0F06413g~Putative copper ferroxidase involved in iron uptake); protein product: MMVPLLLSTYFITAVYGATHTFHWTTGWGNRNVDGIKERPVITCNGEYPWPDVRVAKGDRIEVYLTNGFNNTNTSLHFHGMFQRGTNQMDGVPYLTQCPIGPGDTMLYNFTVDENVGTYWYHSHTDGQYEDGMRGLFVIEDGENNKNFPYEYDEDVMLSIGEWYDTTVDVLTRKFLNLNNPTGAEPIPQNLILNNTMNLTWEVQPDTTYLLRIVNVGGFVSQYFWIEDHEMEVVEVDGVYVEKNTTNMLYITVAQRYAVLVHTKNDTSKNFAIMQKFDDTMLDVIPKDLQLNATSYLVYDKSKPMPEQNYVDSIDDYLDDFYLVPMDKEELYPEADHVITIDVIMDNLINGVNYAFFNNITYTTPKVPTLLTVLSAGQDALNPFIYGTNTNTFVLKKGEVVDLIVNNQDTGKHPFHLHGHVFQTILRDREFDDAKGEKPHSFNDSDHAAYPSIPMKRDTVYLNPQSNMVLRFKADNPGVWFFHCHIEWHLLQGLAVVMVEDPISIQNTASQHLTANGLQVCGNVKVPTQGNAAANDSDFFNLEGQNVQHKSIPTGFTKKGIIAMTFSCLAGVLGITMIAIYGFSEIPEPEIKVMRNLHLNPEDVLEKTSSSSVISASNSSSLEDSRNQKKKFIFF